The following are from one region of the Salvia hispanica cultivar TCC Black 2014 chromosome 1, UniMelb_Shisp_WGS_1.0, whole genome shotgun sequence genome:
- the LOC125202569 gene encoding uncharacterized protein LOC125202569 isoform X1 — MAQSETLPQNGAEDFDRVPLKQRLKLLFASNCISIDSELKSRRLQQTPEPPFPAIRHSGKFKHENDSENKCVKSSHVTAAGVYESLVVESPIKVKIEDGENNVGSCCFGDCKHVSNCIGIESNSKAEMRHEHLDELDHVVLKERLRRLLTSECLGLSSQMLKAPCYLSGDGPIVQTPDIPSLANVKVEAPNPDDFKSSNASTVGPMSSSNFVPLKAEVHTAGDTLVDDLDHLLLRERMKLLSSRNAPSSNTDQSPISMSKMKHSASGCWLDRSKPTHSVKINRLRKRQKTATDSIETAMEEDAPGLLQVLIDKGVALDEIKLYGEPESKDALDDSFMQDSFGELEEVITKLFSQRESLLKFGPVRCSKGERVSYCLECLFSLVEQAQYLQHRRWPVEWGWCRDLQSFIFVFERHNRIVLERPEYGYATYFFELVDSLPIAWQIKRLVTAMKLTSCSRTTLIENRALMVGDDLSEGEAKVLMEYGWIPNTGLGSMLNYYDRVFHDRRNEKDGSEWRSKIGKLLMDGYNSGTIIPNGIPTKVMEYNAANGVEIKVELS; from the exons ATGGCTCAATCGGAAACCCTTCCCCAAAATGGCGCGGAGGACTTCGACCGCGTGCCCCTTAAACAGCGCCTCAAGTTGCTTTTCGCCTCCAATTGCATCTCCATCGACTCCGAATTGAAATCTCGCCGACTTCAGCAAACCCCTGAGCCTCCATTCCCTGCAATTC GCCATTCTGGAAAATTTAAACACGAAAATGACTCCGAAAATAAGTGCGTTAAATCAAGTCATGTTACTGCTGCTGGAGTATATGAATCGTTGGTTGTTGAAAGTCCTATCAAAGTGAAGATCGAAGATGGTGAAAACAATGTTGGTAGCTGTTGTTTTGGGGACTGTAAACATGTCTCCAACTGCATTGGGATCGAATCGAATTCTAAAGCCGAGATGAGGCATGAACATTTGGATGAACTGGATCATGTGGTTCTAAAAGAACGATTAAGGAGGCTGCTAACAAG TGAATGCTTGGGATTGTCCTCGCAAATGCTGAAG GCACCTTGCTATCTCTCTGGTGACGGTCCGATTGTGCAAACTCCAGATATACCTAGCTTAGCAAATGTTAAAGTTGAAGCTCCAAATCCTGATGATTTTAAGAGTTCGAATGCAAGTACTGTGGGTCCAATGTCATCTAGTAACTTTGTCCCATTGAAAGCTGAAGTTCATACTGCTGGTGATACACTTGTAGATGACTTGGATCATTTGTTGTTGAGAGAGCGAATGAAACTGTTGTCATCGAGAAATGCTCCTAGTTCAAACACAGATCAAAGTCCTATATCTATGAGCAAAATGAAGCATTCTGCTTCAGGTTGTTGGCTAGATCGATCAAAACCTACCCATTCAGTGAAAATCAACCGCCTAAGGAAAAGACAAAAAACCGCTAC GGATTCAATTGAAACTGCTATGGAAGAAGATGCCCCTGGACTCTTGCAG GTTTTGATAGATAAAGGTGTTGCACTTGATGAAATTAAGCTTTATGGTGAACCAGAAAGCAAAGATGCTTTGGATGATTCATTCATGCAAGACAGCTTTGGAGAGCTAGAAGAAGTTATTACAAAG CTTTTCTCCCAGCGGGAATCTTTATTGAAGTTCGGTCCAGTGCGCTGCTCGAAGGGTGAGAGGGTCAGTTACTGTTTGGAATGTTTGTTCTCACTTGTGGAGCAG GCTCAGTATCTACAGCATCGACGTTGGCCAGTTGAATGGGGATGGTGCCGCGATCTCCAATCTTTTATCTTTGTGTTTGAAAGGCACAACAG GATAGTGCTTGAACGACCTGAGTATGGTTATGCAACATACTTTTTTGAATTGGTAGATTCCTTGCCTATAGCTTGGCAAATCAAACGGCTAGTAACTGCCATGAAGCTTACCAGCTGTAGTAGGACTACTTTAATTGAGAACAGAGCACTGATG GTTGGTGATGATTTGAGCGAGGGAGAAGCGAAGGTGTTGATGGAATATGGTTGGATACCAAACACTGGTCTTGGCTCGATGCTCAACTACTATGACCGGGTTTTTCACGACAGGAGGAATGAGAAGGATGGATCTGAGTGGAGATCAAAGATTGGGAAGTTGCTTATGGATGGGTATAACAGCGGCACCATAATCCCTAATGGTATCCCCACAAAGGTTATGGAATACAATGCTGCGAATGGTGTGGAAATTAAGGTAGAGCTTAGTTGA
- the LOC125202569 gene encoding uncharacterized protein LOC125202569 isoform X2: MAQSETLPQNGAEDFDRVPLKQRLKLLFASNCISIDSELKSRRLQQTPEPPFPAIRHSGKFKHENDSENKCVKSSHVTAAGVYESLVVESPIKVKIEDGENNVGSCCFGDCKHVSNCIGIESNSKAEMRHEHLDELDHVVLKERLRRLLTSECLGLSSQMLKAPCYLSGDGPIVQTPDIPSLANVKVEAPNPDDFKSSNASTVGPMSSSNFVPLKAEVHTAGDTLVDDLDHLLLRERMKLLSSRNAPSSNTDQSPISMSKMKHSASGCWLDRSKPTHSVKINRLRKRQKTATDSIETAMEEDAPGLLQVLIDKGVALDEIKLYGEPESKDALDDSFMQDSFGELEEVITKLFSQRESLLKFGPVRCSKGERVSYCLECLFSLVEQAQYLQHRRWPVEWGWCRDLQSFIFVFERHNRLVMI; the protein is encoded by the exons ATGGCTCAATCGGAAACCCTTCCCCAAAATGGCGCGGAGGACTTCGACCGCGTGCCCCTTAAACAGCGCCTCAAGTTGCTTTTCGCCTCCAATTGCATCTCCATCGACTCCGAATTGAAATCTCGCCGACTTCAGCAAACCCCTGAGCCTCCATTCCCTGCAATTC GCCATTCTGGAAAATTTAAACACGAAAATGACTCCGAAAATAAGTGCGTTAAATCAAGTCATGTTACTGCTGCTGGAGTATATGAATCGTTGGTTGTTGAAAGTCCTATCAAAGTGAAGATCGAAGATGGTGAAAACAATGTTGGTAGCTGTTGTTTTGGGGACTGTAAACATGTCTCCAACTGCATTGGGATCGAATCGAATTCTAAAGCCGAGATGAGGCATGAACATTTGGATGAACTGGATCATGTGGTTCTAAAAGAACGATTAAGGAGGCTGCTAACAAG TGAATGCTTGGGATTGTCCTCGCAAATGCTGAAG GCACCTTGCTATCTCTCTGGTGACGGTCCGATTGTGCAAACTCCAGATATACCTAGCTTAGCAAATGTTAAAGTTGAAGCTCCAAATCCTGATGATTTTAAGAGTTCGAATGCAAGTACTGTGGGTCCAATGTCATCTAGTAACTTTGTCCCATTGAAAGCTGAAGTTCATACTGCTGGTGATACACTTGTAGATGACTTGGATCATTTGTTGTTGAGAGAGCGAATGAAACTGTTGTCATCGAGAAATGCTCCTAGTTCAAACACAGATCAAAGTCCTATATCTATGAGCAAAATGAAGCATTCTGCTTCAGGTTGTTGGCTAGATCGATCAAAACCTACCCATTCAGTGAAAATCAACCGCCTAAGGAAAAGACAAAAAACCGCTAC GGATTCAATTGAAACTGCTATGGAAGAAGATGCCCCTGGACTCTTGCAG GTTTTGATAGATAAAGGTGTTGCACTTGATGAAATTAAGCTTTATGGTGAACCAGAAAGCAAAGATGCTTTGGATGATTCATTCATGCAAGACAGCTTTGGAGAGCTAGAAGAAGTTATTACAAAG CTTTTCTCCCAGCGGGAATCTTTATTGAAGTTCGGTCCAGTGCGCTGCTCGAAGGGTGAGAGGGTCAGTTACTGTTTGGAATGTTTGTTCTCACTTGTGGAGCAG GCTCAGTATCTACAGCATCGACGTTGGCCAGTTGAATGGGGATGGTGCCGCGATCTCCAATCTTTTATCTTTGTGTTTGAAAGGCACAACAG GTTGGTGATGATTTGA